Proteins encoded together in one Ignavibacteria bacterium window:
- the sixA gene encoding phosphohistidine phosphatase SixA, translating into MKLFLIRHAEAIDYETESVRTDELRYITPKGRKISTTVFKSLKDYLLDLDKIFTSPLIRAVQTAEVLASTLKYKHDVEVANELLLNGSVAKVAQLLKRNTVFNSIALVGHEPLISLLIEGLSDKKEPNFQFKKSGVCFIDFDPDKGLGQFQWFYDYKNSQYIK; encoded by the coding sequence ATGAAACTGTTTTTGATTAGACACGCAGAAGCAATTGATTATGAAACCGAATCAGTCCGTACGGATGAATTAAGATACATAACTCCTAAAGGACGTAAAATCTCTACTACGGTTTTTAAAAGTCTTAAAGATTATTTATTGGACTTAGATAAAATTTTTACAAGCCCTTTGATTAGAGCCGTCCAGACTGCCGAAGTTCTCGCATCTACACTTAAATACAAGCATGATGTGGAAGTTGCAAACGAACTCCTCCTCAACGGCTCTGTGGCTAAAGTTGCTCAACTATTAAAGAGAAACACTGTCTTTAATTCAATTGCTCTCGTCGGACATGAACCTCTCATTTCTCTGCTTATTGAAGGTCTTTCCGATAAGAAAGAACCGAACTTCCAGTTTAAGAAATCAGGCGTTTGTTTCATCGATTTCGACCCTGATAAGGGCTTAGGTCAATTTCAGTGGTTTTATGATTACAAGAACTCTCAATATATAAAGTAA
- the mtaB gene encoding tRNA (N(6)-L-threonylcarbamoyladenosine(37)-C(2))-methylthiotransferase MtaB, which yields MKRVSLHTLGCKLNYSETSTLAKQFELKGMKLHNYGEESDIFVLNTCSVTDNADKECRQIIRSVLRKNPETYVIVTGCYAQLQPGEIAEIEGVDLILGSKEKLRLFEYLDNVELEDISCIFKENKPRIFVSEVGKADDEIKGAFSADSDSRTRAFLKIQDGCDYNCSFCTIPMARGVSRSLPLEEVVDNAKKIIDSGYKEIILTGVNTGDYKYFENNKTKKLIDVLYELDKLSIERIRISSIEPNLLTDEVISLVKSSDKFCKHFHIPLQSGDSRILKLMKRRYNLQLFSDLVEKLNNELPGLGIGVDVIIGFPGETDENFRNTYDFIDGLKVSYLHVFSYSERKNTLAVSLDGKVDINKRKQRSETLRNLSAKKKYDFYTRHLNTKQKVLFENKVVTFNGVDYIEGWTDNYIRVRTINDIKLHNSISEVMLTNLNGVKSVDSHIIN from the coding sequence ATGAAGAGAGTATCTTTACATACACTCGGTTGTAAGTTGAACTATAGCGAAACTTCTACTCTGGCTAAACAATTTGAGCTGAAGGGTATGAAGTTGCATAATTATGGCGAAGAATCTGATATTTTTGTTCTAAATACATGTTCTGTTACGGATAATGCCGATAAAGAATGCAGGCAGATTATCAGGAGTGTTCTTCGCAAAAATCCGGAAACTTATGTTATTGTTACGGGTTGCTATGCTCAGCTTCAGCCGGGGGAAATTGCAGAAATTGAAGGCGTTGACCTTATTCTCGGTTCAAAGGAAAAGCTTCGGCTGTTTGAATATCTTGATAATGTCGAACTCGAAGATATTTCATGTATTTTCAAGGAGAATAAACCGCGTATCTTTGTCTCGGAAGTTGGCAAGGCAGACGACGAAATTAAAGGTGCATTTTCTGCAGACTCTGATTCAAGAACACGTGCCTTTCTGAAAATTCAGGATGGTTGTGACTATAATTGCAGTTTCTGCACTATTCCTATGGCAAGAGGTGTTTCGCGTAGTCTGCCATTGGAAGAAGTTGTTGACAATGCAAAGAAGATTATTGATTCTGGTTACAAAGAAATAATACTTACCGGTGTTAATACCGGCGATTATAAATACTTCGAAAACAACAAAACGAAAAAACTTATTGATGTCCTTTACGAACTAGATAAACTAAGCATTGAGCGGATTCGCATAAGCTCTATTGAACCGAATCTTCTCACTGACGAAGTAATTAGTCTCGTGAAAAGCTCGGATAAGTTCTGTAAGCATTTTCACATCCCGCTTCAGAGTGGAGATAGTCGTATCTTGAAACTTATGAAAAGAAGATATAACTTACAGTTATTCAGTGACTTAGTGGAAAAGCTAAACAATGAACTGCCGGGTCTCGGAATTGGGGTTGATGTTATTATTGGTTTTCCCGGCGAGACAGATGAAAATTTCAGGAACACCTATGATTTCATCGACGGACTAAAAGTCAGCTATCTGCATGTTTTCAGTTATTCTGAGCGCAAAAACACTCTGGCTGTATCGTTAGACGGTAAAGTCGATATTAATAAAAGAAAGCAGAGAAGTGAAACTTTAAGAAACCTTTCTGCGAAGAAGAAGTATGATTTTTACACAAGACACTTGAACACTAAACAGAAAGTTCTCTTTGAAAACAAAGTCGTTACTTTTAATGGTGTCGATTACATAGAGGGCTGGACTGATAATTACATTAGAGTTAGAACTATAAATGATATTAAATTGCATAACAGTATATCAGAAGTTATGCTTACGAATTTAAACGGTGTTAAATCCGTGGATAGTCACATAATTAACTAA